A single window of Halanaerobiaceae bacterium ANBcell28 DNA harbors:
- the minC gene encoding septum site-determining protein MinC: protein MDAISFKVTSQGVYINLNPEKEFFDIQKALLKHSNEASNFFAGVDLYINLNGLNLLMDEMQELIELVSRYEKVENVYFISQEVSLKSRNMDTILINRTIRSGQLIKYPANIVIIGDVNPGAEVIAGGDILVVGKLRGVVHAGATGANDSQIIALKLQPTQLRIANIISRSPDELKNVEPNAPERAYVKNGTIIVEELEQK, encoded by the coding sequence ATGGATGCAATTTCTTTTAAGGTTACATCACAGGGAGTTTATATAAATCTTAATCCCGAGAAGGAGTTTTTTGATATTCAAAAAGCTCTTTTAAAACACAGTAATGAAGCGAGTAATTTTTTTGCTGGAGTTGATTTATATATAAATCTTAATGGTCTCAATCTCTTGATGGACGAAATGCAGGAATTAATTGAACTAGTATCACGATATGAAAAAGTGGAGAATGTTTACTTTATAAGCCAAGAAGTTTCTTTGAAGTCTCGAAATATGGATACAATTTTGATTAATAGAACTATACGTTCTGGGCAGTTAATTAAATATCCAGCTAATATTGTTATTATAGGGGATGTAAACCCTGGTGCAGAGGTGATAGCTGGTGGTGACATTCTTGTAGTGGGTAAGTTGCGAGGTGTAGTTCATGCTGGGGCTACAGGGGCAAATGATTCACAGATTATTGCTCTTAAATTACAGCCTACTCAATTAAGGATTGCTAATATTATCTCCCGCTCACCTGATGAATTGAAAAATGTGGAGCCAAATGCTCCAGAAAGAGCATATGTAAAAAATGGGACAATAATTGTTGAAGAATTAGAACAAAAATAG